The Synchiropus splendidus isolate RoL2022-P1 chromosome 8, RoL_Sspl_1.0, whole genome shotgun sequence genome has a window encoding:
- the zgc:114130 gene encoding mRNA decay activator protein ZFP36L1 isoform X1, with the protein MPSHPFGQFSELEEMMCKQLLNLDFREQNQPSPLSPRMRTPGYVGQAPRCNSLFSLDSLSSLPSESSDNVFMSGAQWGQQAESDATQWGKRGFWSQRSVSMVETGSGGGGTTQAGQCWPGSDSKCSLGDISPAALTSGSSSSTSSSSSRYKTELCRSFTENGLCKYGGKCQFAHGMDELRDLSRHPKYKTEPCRTFHTIGFCPYGIRCHFVHNNEEERKHASAGAAPPPLAAARSGRPPLLRQSFSFAGFPSAPQRGLAAPPPATFSQATSGTSSPCADITDLLSKVFLEMDSAFEASPVHPYPPVTASDSPFLPSPDSGCSPRGPSPSRQSPGSGGGSIFPAALGARSLSTTSLSDQDHHDGSSSTGSLSGSESCSEAKRLAVFSQLSVPEDVGGVNL; encoded by the exons ATGCCGTCGCACCCGTTCGGCCAGTTCTCGGAGCTGGAAGAGATGATGTGCAAG CAGTTATTGAACCTGGACTTCAGGGAGCAGAACCAGCCTTCACCCCTGAGTCCCAGAATGAGGACCCCGGGCTACGTGGGTCAAGCGCCGAGATGCAACTCCCTGTTTTCCCTGGACTCCCTCTCCAGCCTCCCCTCCGAGTCCTCAGACAACGTGTTCATGAGCGGCGCCCAGTGGGGGCAGCAGGCGGAGTCCGACGCCACTCAGTGGGGCAAGCGAGGCTTCTGGTCTCAGCGCTCCGTCAGCATGGTGGAGACGGGCAGCGGCGGCGGGGGCACCACTCAGGCCGGTCAGTGCTGGCCGGGGTCGGACTCCAAGTGCTCACTCGGCGACATCAGTCCAGCTGCGCTCACTTCTGGCTCGTCCTCTTcgacctcctcctcatcctcacggTACAAGACTGAGCTGTGCCGCTCATTCACGGAGAACGGCTTGTGCAAGTACGGTGGCAAGTGTCAGTTCGCTCACGGGATGGATGAACTCCGGGACCTCAGCAGGCATCCGAAatataaaactgagccctgtcGCACTTTCCACACCATCGGCTTCTGTCCCTACGGGATCCGCTGCCACTTCGTCCACAACaacgaggaggagaggaagcacgCCTCCGCGGGAGCCGCCCCCCCGCCACTGGCCGCCGCACGCTCGGGCAGACCTCCTCTCCTCAGGCAGAGCTTCAGCTTTGCTGGCTTCCCATCTGCTCCTCAGCGTGGCCTtgccgctcctcctcctgccaccTTCTCGCAGGCCACTTCTGGCACCAGTTCTCCATGTGCTGACATCACTGACCTCCTCTCAAAGGTCTTCCTGGAGATGGACTCGGCGTTCGAGGCCTCGCCTGTTCATCCCTACCCTCCGGTCACTGCCAGCGACTCACCATTCCTGCCTTCTCCAGACTCTGGCTGCTCGCCGCGCGGCCCGTCGCCGTCCAGGCAGAGCCCGGGCAGCGGCGGAGGCAGCATCTTCCCAGCAGCGCTCGGCGCTCGCTCCCTGTCCACCACCTCCTTGTCCGATCAGGACCATCATGACGGGAGCAGCTCCACCGGCTCGCTCAGCGGCTCCGAGTCCTGCAGCGAAGCAAAGCGCCTGGCCGTGTTCAGCCAACTCTCTGTCCCGGAAGATGTGGGCGGGGTCAACCTCTAA
- the zgc:114130 gene encoding mRNA decay activator protein ZFP36L1 isoform X2: protein MPSHPFGQFSELEEMMCKLLNLDFREQNQPSPLSPRMRTPGYVGQAPRCNSLFSLDSLSSLPSESSDNVFMSGAQWGQQAESDATQWGKRGFWSQRSVSMVETGSGGGGTTQAGQCWPGSDSKCSLGDISPAALTSGSSSSTSSSSSRYKTELCRSFTENGLCKYGGKCQFAHGMDELRDLSRHPKYKTEPCRTFHTIGFCPYGIRCHFVHNNEEERKHASAGAAPPPLAAARSGRPPLLRQSFSFAGFPSAPQRGLAAPPPATFSQATSGTSSPCADITDLLSKVFLEMDSAFEASPVHPYPPVTASDSPFLPSPDSGCSPRGPSPSRQSPGSGGGSIFPAALGARSLSTTSLSDQDHHDGSSSTGSLSGSESCSEAKRLAVFSQLSVPEDVGGVNL, encoded by the exons ATGCCGTCGCACCCGTTCGGCCAGTTCTCGGAGCTGGAAGAGATGATGTGCAAG TTATTGAACCTGGACTTCAGGGAGCAGAACCAGCCTTCACCCCTGAGTCCCAGAATGAGGACCCCGGGCTACGTGGGTCAAGCGCCGAGATGCAACTCCCTGTTTTCCCTGGACTCCCTCTCCAGCCTCCCCTCCGAGTCCTCAGACAACGTGTTCATGAGCGGCGCCCAGTGGGGGCAGCAGGCGGAGTCCGACGCCACTCAGTGGGGCAAGCGAGGCTTCTGGTCTCAGCGCTCCGTCAGCATGGTGGAGACGGGCAGCGGCGGCGGGGGCACCACTCAGGCCGGTCAGTGCTGGCCGGGGTCGGACTCCAAGTGCTCACTCGGCGACATCAGTCCAGCTGCGCTCACTTCTGGCTCGTCCTCTTcgacctcctcctcatcctcacggTACAAGACTGAGCTGTGCCGCTCATTCACGGAGAACGGCTTGTGCAAGTACGGTGGCAAGTGTCAGTTCGCTCACGGGATGGATGAACTCCGGGACCTCAGCAGGCATCCGAAatataaaactgagccctgtcGCACTTTCCACACCATCGGCTTCTGTCCCTACGGGATCCGCTGCCACTTCGTCCACAACaacgaggaggagaggaagcacgCCTCCGCGGGAGCCGCCCCCCCGCCACTGGCCGCCGCACGCTCGGGCAGACCTCCTCTCCTCAGGCAGAGCTTCAGCTTTGCTGGCTTCCCATCTGCTCCTCAGCGTGGCCTtgccgctcctcctcctgccaccTTCTCGCAGGCCACTTCTGGCACCAGTTCTCCATGTGCTGACATCACTGACCTCCTCTCAAAGGTCTTCCTGGAGATGGACTCGGCGTTCGAGGCCTCGCCTGTTCATCCCTACCCTCCGGTCACTGCCAGCGACTCACCATTCCTGCCTTCTCCAGACTCTGGCTGCTCGCCGCGCGGCCCGTCGCCGTCCAGGCAGAGCCCGGGCAGCGGCGGAGGCAGCATCTTCCCAGCAGCGCTCGGCGCTCGCTCCCTGTCCACCACCTCCTTGTCCGATCAGGACCATCATGACGGGAGCAGCTCCACCGGCTCGCTCAGCGGCTCCGAGTCCTGCAGCGAAGCAAAGCGCCTGGCCGTGTTCAGCCAACTCTCTGTCCCGGAAGATGTGGGCGGGGTCAACCTCTAA